AACTCATTCGAGCTAGCCTTGAAGAATTCGGGCTTGACAAACCAGGAACTGTCTACTTTGATTCTCATCTAGATCATTTGGCCGACTATTATCAACAGCAAGAGAGAGCAGCTTACTTTGTTCTGGAAGATGAAGATCAGCTGGTAGGCTGTGGTGGCTTTGCACCAGTGTCCGATAAGATTGCTGAATTACAAAAACTGTATGTCACTAAAAACAGTCGTGGCAAAGGTTATTCCAGTAGGTTGATAAAGCGCATATTCCAGGAAGCCCGTCTAGCTGGTTATGAACAGCTTTATCTAGAAACCTCTACTGAGCTGGTTACGGCTGTGGCCATCTATCAACACTATGGTTTTACAGCATTGCAACAACCACTTTCTAACGCCGCCGGCCACCCAGCTATGAATATCTGGATGATAAAATCTCTCTCA
This genomic stretch from Streptococcus sp. 1643 harbors:
- a CDS encoding GNAT family N-acetyltransferase; this translates as MNLRPMEVKDNPAVAQLIRASLEEFGLDKPGTVYFDSHLDHLADYYQQQERAAYFVLEDEDQLVGCGGFAPVSDKIAELQKLYVTKNSRGKGYSSRLIKRIFQEARLAGYEQLYLETSTELVTAVAIYQHYGFTALQQPLSNAAGHPAMNIWMIKSLSSGE